DNA sequence from the Leptospiraceae bacterium genome:
GAGAAGAAGAAACTCTTGTCGGTCTTTCCGATCCGGAAATCATTTATGATTTAAAAATTAAAGACCATATTCAAAACACAAGGATACCGAAAGTAGGTTTTCCAAACAATCTTAATATAGAGTTAATCCTTTCTTTAAAGCCTGATATGCTTATGGTTTCCGGATTTTCTGTAGCAGAAAGTCGTGTATATGATGTATTAAGAGAGTCTAACATACCGGTTATTCAAAATGCAGACTGGCTGGAAGATACTCCTCTTGGTAGAGCCGAATGGATTAAATTTGTTTCTCATTTTTATCAAAAATACCACATGGCTTCTGTTCAATTTGAATATATTAAAGATCAATATAATTTACTGGTCCAAAAAGTATCCTCTGTAACTGATAAACCCGGAGTTATACACTCTCTTCCTTATAAGGGAGTCTGGTATATGCCGGGAGGCAATAGCTATATGGCAAAATTTTATAAAGATGCAGGAGTTAATTATTACTGGTCTTTTACAAAAGAAAGAGGAAGTATTCCAATGGATTTTGAAACCGTCTATCCGAGAGGTCTTAGTTCCGAATTTTGGTTGGCTCCGGGTATCGTAAAAACTCGTACAGAGCTTGCACAAATAGATAAACGTTTTCAGGATTTCCTTTCCTATAAAACCGGAAGAATTTACAATTATAACAAACTTACAAACCAAAATGGAGGAAATGCATACTGGGAAAGAGGTATGATAAACCCTCATGAAATTTTATCTGATCTTATTAAAATATTTCATCCCGACTTACTTCCGGATCATCAACTGATATATTTCGATAAAGTAAAATGATTATAGATTTGCAACATAGAAGCTGGTTACTTATTTTTATTTTTTTAAGTATCTTTTTGTATTTAGCAGCAGTTATATGGGGTTCTGTTTACATATCTCCTTCTGAAATTTTAAATATTCTCCTGGGTAAATCTACAGACATTTCGAATACAGGAATTATTTTTAAAGTTCGAATACCGGAAGCAACCACAGCAGCTTTTGCAGGGGCCGGTCTTTCTGTTGCCGGTCTTCTCATGCAAACTCTGTTTCGAAACCCTCTGGCCGGTCCCTCGATTCTCGGCATTAGCTCCGGAGCCAGTCTCGGTGTAGCCTTTTTTTTATTATATATGGGTGGAAGTATACAAAATCTCAGTAAAGGTTTTTTAACTTTAAATAGAGGTGTCCCCCTTGTTTTCTTTGCTACAGCCGGCGCCATAGGTATATCTTTAGTACTTTTAGCATTTTCCAGCATAGTCAAAGATAATGTTGTATTACTCATTATAGGTATTCTAATTTCGAATCTAACCCTATCCCTTGTGAGTATCTGGCAATCTTTCAGTAATCCGGAGGCCATTCAGGATTATCTGATGTGGACATTTGGTAGTCTGGGTTCCTGCCGGGAATTAAGTCTATTCATACTCTGTGCTATCATCATATTTGGACTATTTTTAAGTTTCTTAATTTTTAAACCCTTAAATTCTCTACTTTTGGGTGAAGACTATTCTGCGAGCCTCGGAGTAAATATAGCTTTTCTGCGAATAGGCATACTCTTTATAACCGCTCTCTTGACCGGAAGCATCACCGCATTTTGCGGCCCCATTGCTTTTGTTGGAATGATTTCTCCGCATATAGTAAAAACACTGTTTTCCAGTTCGGATCATAAACTGGTAATTCCGGGTAGTATTTTTTGTGGTGCTGCTATATTGTTACTCTGCGATATAGCTTCCAGGCTTCCAGGTTCTTATATGGTTCTTCCCATCAACTCAGTTACGGCACTTTTCTCTGCTCCTATCTTAATTTTTGTGCTCCTGAAAAAAAAGAGGTTTCGTATATGAGTATATGTTATACAAAGAAAATATTAAAAACCATCTCTTTAAATATTGGCTATAAACCTTCCAGACGTAAAGAAGTCAGTGTATTAAAAAATATAAACTTAAATCTTTATCCGGGTGAACTGGTCTGTCTTATAGGTTCTAACGGAGCCGGCAAGTCAAGCCTGATTAAAACTATATTAGGAATACATAAACCACTTTCGGGAAAAATTTATCTTTATAATAAAGATACAACGCAATTAAGCATTTCAGAACTCTCCCGATTTTGTAGTATCGTTTTTAGTTCAAACGGGAATGCCGGACATATGAATGTTCTGGATTTAGTTTCTATGGGACGGTATCCGCACACAGGTTGGTTTGGAAAACTAAAGCAAGAAGATAAAAATTTAATAGATAAAGCTCTGGAAATTACGGGAATTTCAGAACTCGCCCTTAGAAAACTGGATGAATTAAGTGATGGAGAAAAACAAAGAGCCTATATAGCGAGAGCCATTGCTCAGGACACTCCCCTGCTTCTTTTAGATGAGCCAACCGCCCACATCGATTATCCGGGAAGAATTCTTATTCTGGATTTACTTCTTCGTTTATGCCGGGATGAAAGTAAAACCATATTATTTTCGAGTCACGAATTGGAACTGGCCGCTCGATATGCAAACAGATTTTTCCTGATAGATAAAGACCAAAACTTAATAGAAGGAACACCAGGGGAAATTCTTCAGTCTAAAGAGTTTTACGAAGTGTTTCAACTGAAAATGGTACAATAGAAGGCGAAGCACATAGAAGGCGAACCACCGGTGGTTCGCCTGCGAGAAAAAAATTACAGTTCAAATTTAGCCAGAATTTGTCCTATTTCACGGCTCGAATCATCCAGTCCCGAAGAAAGTTTTTCCAGCTTTTCAGACTCCTGTAAAATAGACTTAGCAGATTGCAATAAACTCTCTGAAAATGTATTTACAGACTGAATATATTTTTCCTGTCCGGAAGTATTTTCCTGAATTTGTTTTGAGGACTCTGAAATCTTTTGAATAGAAGTTTCTATAATATGACTGGCTTCCAGTTGGGTGCTAAAACTTTTTTGAATCTGAATGTTAAAATCATTCACTTCTTTTATTT
Encoded proteins:
- a CDS encoding ABC transporter substrate-binding protein, which produces MKFLFLLCLFFFSCKEKAVSEDKSIFYNPNSLISHSKRLQIQKYEDYTILRVKPFQNEDLTETYILVDKDKPNPPDSIPRTHIIRTPVKRVICLSATHAGIISFLGEEETLVGLSDPEIIYDLKIKDHIQNTRIPKVGFPNNLNIELILSLKPDMLMVSGFSVAESRVYDVLRESNIPVIQNADWLEDTPLGRAEWIKFVSHFYQKYHMASVQFEYIKDQYNLLVQKVSSVTDKPGVIHSLPYKGVWYMPGGNSYMAKFYKDAGVNYYWSFTKERGSIPMDFETVYPRGLSSEFWLAPGIVKTRTELAQIDKRFQDFLSYKTGRIYNYNKLTNQNGGNAYWERGMINPHEILSDLIKIFHPDLLPDHQLIYFDKVK
- a CDS encoding iron ABC transporter permease is translated as MIIDLQHRSWLLIFIFLSIFLYLAAVIWGSVYISPSEILNILLGKSTDISNTGIIFKVRIPEATTAAFAGAGLSVAGLLMQTLFRNPLAGPSILGISSGASLGVAFFLLYMGGSIQNLSKGFLTLNRGVPLVFFATAGAIGISLVLLAFSSIVKDNVVLLIIGILISNLTLSLVSIWQSFSNPEAIQDYLMWTFGSLGSCRELSLFILCAIIIFGLFLSFLIFKPLNSLLLGEDYSASLGVNIAFLRIGILFITALLTGSITAFCGPIAFVGMISPHIVKTLFSSSDHKLVIPGSIFCGAAILLLCDIASRLPGSYMVLPINSVTALFSAPILIFVLLKKKRFRI
- a CDS encoding ABC transporter ATP-binding protein, whose amino-acid sequence is MSICYTKKILKTISLNIGYKPSRRKEVSVLKNINLNLYPGELVCLIGSNGAGKSSLIKTILGIHKPLSGKIYLYNKDTTQLSISELSRFCSIVFSSNGNAGHMNVLDLVSMGRYPHTGWFGKLKQEDKNLIDKALEITGISELALRKLDELSDGEKQRAYIARAIAQDTPLLLLDEPTAHIDYPGRILILDLLLRLCRDESKTILFSSHELELAARYANRFFLIDKDQNLIEGTPGEILQSKEFYEVFQLKMVQ